The DNA region GAAGCACAAATGGGGGGAGTGTCCCCCAACCGCCACCCCGGACGCCTGggttcccccatccctcccccacaGACGAGTATCcggttttatttttcccatttgttaTTAATCCGGGTAGAAAACGGCCCCGGGGGGGTGTGGCCGGAACGAGGCCCCTGCCCCTTTCAGGGAGAATAGGGGGCGGGGCTCCCTGGGGTAAGTGCTTGCAGAGGGCGGGGCCTCAAGTGGGGGCGGGGCCTCAAGTGGGGGCGGGGCTTGCCCGGGTGGGGAAGGTTCCACCCCCTGAGAAGAGCCAGAGGGTGGGGCTGCTGCCCAGAGAGGCGGGGTTTGCACATCGGTGGGCGGAGCTTGATCCCTTGCATAGTGGGGCTCGTCCCCGTAAAGGCCGGGCTTATTCCGTGGGCGTGactcagcatccccacagtgggCGGAGCTTGATCCCTGGCCCCGGGGCTGTTCCCACGGACAGTGCTTAGccccggggggcggggcctgccgcCAAGGGGCGGGGCTACCCGCCAGCCCCCAGGTAGAGGgtgcgggggcggcgggggccgcgggggggggcaggtgccCGGCTGCGATTGGCaggggggggccggcggcggacGTGGATGACGCGCGTGTCCATCACCTCGCAGTCCACCTGCATCATGGCCTCCAGGCCCCCCCCACGCCCTGACAGGCTCTCTGGTGGGGGCAAGGTGTCAGTTGGGGACCCTCGGGGCAGAGGGACCCCCCCAGAGACAACAGGACCCCCCAAAGACGAGAGGGAAGCCCCCAAGGAAAGAGGAAACCCCAGAGAAAGGGGACCGCCCCAGGTGATGCGGACCCCGGCAGTTGACTGTAAGCCCCCCAGGGCAATAGGGTATCCCCTGGGGCAATGGGCCCCCCTCAGCGATGGAGAGCCCCCCTGGGCaagagggacaccccccccccaggcaatGGAACTCCCCAGGAAAAAGGGGATGACCCAGCCCCACCCCTGCAGCACAGAGAGCCCCaaggaaatgtggacacccccctCCAAGGGGGCAAGAGTCCCCCCCCAGGGACCACCCATCCTTGGACGTGTGACCCCTTGGGTACACAGGGGGGACCCCGAGCAccttgggacccccccaaacATAGAAAAGCCCCTATTGGAGTGGGAGAACATGcagtgggaccccccccaggacacAGAAGGGGCCGGGAGTCCCCACTCACCGTTGAGGGCGGCTGCTGGCATCACCAGGGACATCTTTGGCCGCGATGTCTTGTTGTGGCTgatggctggcagcagcaggtggTCCTGGACAGGGGGACACAGCATTGGGGACCCTCCCCGACCTCCAGCAGACCACCCTGAGCCCCTCCAGATTGCCCTCAGCCCCCCATACCCGACGGAAGGAGACGACGTAGAAAGTGTCCTCGCGGCGGTCAATGGCGGCCAGGAAATGGGGTTCAGCCCGGTCAGGGCGGTAGAGCTGGAGCTGCCCCAGGGGGGCCCTGGAAGGACACAGAGGGGCTTCAGGTGGTGGGGGGACATGAGAGGGCACATGTAGGGATGGGTGTGGGGTGGAAAAGGCAGGGGGGCGTTGGGGGtccaggaggaggtgggagagagtGCGAGGAGTGGGGGGGATACATGGCGGGGGTTGAGGGGGTCGCGTTCCGGGGTTCTCTCACCtttcagggtgggggggggcagctgggacAAGGCGGGAGGAGGCCGGCGCCTTCCAGGGGGGCGAAGCCTGAAACTGCCCTAGGGGGTTCAGGGggagcagggacccccccagtgccctccagAACCCACCCTTCCAgggacccccaaccccaaacattCCCCCAACGACCTCCCAGTGCACCAGGACCCCCCAAAGACCCCCCAGGGATGCTACaggccctcccccagccccacaggatctccccagacccccacccagcccccccagccaccTGTGGGGACTCTCCACACCCCCAGGGATCCCTAGTAATCGCCGAGAACCCCTCCAGTGACCACCAAGGGTCCCCAGAGCCCCTTGGGGCTCCCCAGGCCCCCACCCCCACTCACCTGGCTGCGGGGGGTCCAGGGGGGGGACCCCGGTTTCCGTCGGTCAATCTGGTGGCGCCGGACCCATCCGCTGAGCTCGTCCGCCAGCCTGGGGTGGGCTAGGGGGTCAGTGGGAGCAGGGGGGCTCACGGtgaccccctgcacccccctccTACCACTCCTGCCCTAGGCATACTGGGAAATCACCCACAATGCCCTGCTCCCCCCATGACCCTCCCCACAGCTCACCCTGGCTCCCCCCAATCCTTCCATTATCAtcaaccccccccaacctcccccatgcccctcagccccccccatgcccccccccacgCACCGCAGGGACTCAGTGCGGTTGAAGTGACGACAGTCAGATGCCCGGAACAGCCCGTCCAGCTCCCGCAGTGTCACTGCACCCAGAGAAGCGTTCCTGGGGGGGGTCGGGTCAGGGGTGTCAGGAGGGGCCGGGGGAGTCATTTGGGTGTGTGGGGGGCTCAGTGGGGTCAGGGGGTtccactggttgggggggggcacTGCCAAACActgggtttggggggaggggggggggggcgggatctACTGGGGTCCATGAGAGTCAGGGGGGGTCCCacaggggtcggggggggggccATTGGGGTCAGGGGCTCCCATTGGATTTGGGGAGCCGCTGAAGCCcactggggttgggggggacccACTGGGGTCTGGTGGGGGCCCCGTGGGAGTCGGGGGCAGGCAATGAGCTGCATTGGGGCCTGGGGGGACCTGTTTAGATGGGGGGTGACCAGTGGGGTCAGAGGTTCCCATGGGGCTTAGGGGGGGGGGCGTTGGGGGCCACTGGAGGGGTGCTCGGCGGTGGGGGGGAGGCACATACCTGAAAGGGGTCCTGCCGGggggagcaggctcctggcgcGGCCCTGGTGGGGGGCCCCACGTCTGGGGAAGGTCGGTGGCAGGGGCCTCCCCCTCAGCCACCCCCAGGAGGTGCCGGCGGCCTCGCGGGGGGGGCTGGTGCCGGGGTTCGGCGGGGGGCGGCTGAGAGAGGCTGCGGGAGGGGTGTGTTTAAGGGGGGGAGTGGAGGCGGGGTGGCCCCCCCCCAACTTCTGACACCCACCTGAAGGGGCCCAGGTTGaaggcgaggaagaggaggagggcggcGAGGCAGGCCAGCTTGCGGGGCCCTGGGACAGGACGCAGCTCCGAGCtctggggggcacaggggggacacgggggggggggtcaggctgACCTGCCCGAGAGCCCTCGTGTACCCCCCAACAATGATCTGCCCTGCACGGCCTGCAGTGgtgccccccaaacccctctgcAATGGTACATTCCGACCCCCACCCGCCATGGGGCACCCCTGCCCCCATAACGGTACATGCCACAGCTCTCCCCCCACACTGGGGCACCCCTCCGAAGCCCTGCGATGGTACAGGCTGTCGCCCCCCCAATGGACTTTACCATTATGGGCCGGGCGGGGGCAAACAAGCTGTAAGACAGGGATAAGCTGTACCATTACAGGACCGAGAGAGGAGCAGACTACACCATTACAGAACAGGGAGGGCAGCCTGCACCATTatggacggggcgggggggtacAGGCTGTACCATCACGGGATGGGGTGGGGACAAGCTGTACCATTACAGGGTGGGGGGTCAGAGACTGTACCATTACGGGATGCAGGGACACAGACTACCACTACAACATGGGAGAAACAAGCCATGccaccaagggctgcaggggggcacAGCCTGTGCCGTGGCCGAGCAGGGccacccccctcagccccccagcccctccacagACCTGGCCCAGGAGGGCATCGAGGCGGCGGCGCAGGAGCCCATTCTCGCGGCGCAGGCGGTCATTGTCGGCCAGGGCCTGGCGCAGCcgctcctccagcccctgcacGTACTCTTTGCGCCGGCGCCGAGACTGGCATGCCGACTCCCGGTTCTTGATCATCCGCTGCTGCCGCTTCAGCACCTTTGCCTGCACCCGCGGGTCACCAGGGGGCCAGCGGAGGGGACCCCAAGGCTCCCAGGAGAGGGGGATGCCCGGGATGACAGGGGACACCCAAGACAGGGGGGCATCCCTTGGGGAGAAGGGGGACACTCTGGGATGGGGGACACCCCAGGAGGGACAGAGAACACTCGGGGGGGGAATATTGAGGGGTCGGGTTCGCGTGGGGGTCAGGGGTCACGCAGGGGGTACTCACGTCAACCTCCTGGGGGCCAGGAGGAGTGGGAGCAGGGGCCGGGACGATGGTCTTGGCCTCGGGCTTAGGGGGGCCGGGTGGGGTGCGGGGGGGCGCCCGGCCGGAGTGGGGCAGGCACaggagccctggcagcagcagctcggcCGGCGACAGTAGCACCGCGGGGGCCGGCACTGCGGATCCCCAAAGCCCCCCATTCACCCAGTGCCCCCCAAAACACCTCCCCATCACCCCAGCCCCTCCCAGCAGCCCCAAAGCCCCAGTCCCACAGCCATAGCATcacccagcccctccagcccccctcccTCCTATGGCCTCATGATCCCCCAGCCCCCCCGAATCTCCTCCCTGTTGCCCCAGATGCCCCCAGCAACCCTGACCTCCcatggccccagcccccccagccctacCGGTGATGGCTGTGGGCAGAGAGGGGGCAGCTCCAGGCAGCGGCTGCAGCAGGATAGTCTGGGGGGTGCTtggggcagcccccccaggcCCAGTGGCCCCCCCAGGGGGCTTGGGCTGGATGGGGGGTGTCCGGCGGCTGGGAGGGACCCCCTCTGCCTTTACAGCCCGCGGTGCCTTCCCTGCTGTGGCATTAGGGGTGTCAGAGGGGGTGTTGTGACCCCCCCATTCCCCCTCATCTGTCTGTCTGCAGCTTACCGGCATCAGGGAGGGTACAGGGCAGCGGAGGGGTTGGCTCTGTCTTCACCCCCAGCTCGGGGGGGCTGGGGACCTGTGGGGACAGAGCTGAGAGGAAGGAGGTGGGCAGAGGGGGCAGCAGGGGGCAGCAGGGGCACCAGTGAGGGGGGACATACCCAGGCCAGGGGCTCGGAGGCAGaggagagaccggaggagtcagAGCAGTGGGACGAGGTGGGGGACCCTGGCTCTGACTTCACCTGCAGGTCTGGGGGGGCATCAGGAGCACATGACTGGTGAGGATCCCTGTGCTGCCATGCCTCGAACGCCACCCCAGCATCCagtaaccccccccaccccccactagAACCTCTCCAACAACCCCATATCGCCCCCCAGCTCGCCATTatcctccccagcccctggtATCCCCTCCCACCATCCCATGAACTCCTCCAGCCCACCATACACCCCCCATAaaaccccccaggaccccccttcTGCCCCTCCCCACTCACCagggaagaggctgggggggtcctggtcCCACGGGGGGTCGGGAGGGCTGGCAGCCTCGCCCCCATCGAAGGCACAGTcgaactggggtggggggagggatgAGGGTCTGGGACCCCCCAGGGGGTGGGGCTGGGAAGACCCCACCCGGAGGGGATGGAGCTTGGGCATCACCAGAGGGGTATGGGTTTACCATGGGGTTGGGGTCTAGGGACGGGAAGAGGTGGGCGGGCTCCAGCCTGTCATCGAGGCAACTGTAGAGAGcagcatctggggggggggggggggggggcccggcatGTTTACAAAAAGCCCCGCCCCCAAGAGGCTTAACCCCGCCCTCAGCGTGCTGACCCCACCCAAATGCCTTAACCCCGCCTCCATGCAGAGCACGCCCCCTGTAAGCCACGCCCCTTTACCCCAACAAGACACAATGCCGCCGGCAGGGCccgccccctccccaagccccgcCCCCTACGAAAGTCCCTCCCACGCGGAgcccgggccgccccgccccgcaaCACGCGGAAGCggccttccctccctcccccgcccggccccgccgcgccgagGCCCCTCCCCGCCCAGCCCGGGCCTACCCCAGTCCTCGGCCCCCAGCAGGTTGTCGGCCCGGAACCGCCCCGCGtcgctcagcaccagcagctccggCGCCAGCGCCGCCATCTTccaccgcgccgcgccgcgcgcgcCCCCCTGCCAATCCGCACCGCCGCCCGCCCACCAATGGGAGCGCGGCTCGCCCGGCCGGCCTCCGCGCAGGCGCGCTgagggcggggcgggcggcgcctgCGCGCTGGGCCCTTCCGCTCCCACCGCCCCCAGCTCCCCCGCCCACCGGCGGCGTTTAAAGGGGCAGCGCCGCCGCAGCCACCGCCGGTTGCCTCGGTCCCCGACCCGGCCACGGTAGGACCCGCCCCGCccgcaggggagggagggagggagggagggagggagggaggagacgGAGACGGAGACGGAGACGGAGACGGAGacggaaagagagagagagggcgggcgggcgggaacGTGGGCGTCTCCACGGCAGCCCCGCCCAGGCGGGCCGCTGCCCAGCTGGGGGCGTGGCCGGATGTGATGCAAGGAGGCGGGGCTGCCGGACGCCGGAGTCCTCGCCCAGGTGGGAGCAGGAGCGGCCCGGGACTGCCGGgtccgcgggggc from Accipiter gentilis chromosome 36, bAccGen1.1, whole genome shotgun sequence includes:
- the ATF6B gene encoding cyclic AMP-dependent transcription factor ATF-6 beta, with the translated sequence MAALAPELLVLSDAGRFRADNLLGAEDWDAALYSCLDDRLEPAHLFPSLDPNPMFDCAFDGGEAASPPDPPWDQDPPSLFPDLQVKSEPGSPTSSHCSDSSGLSSASEPLAWVPSPPELGVKTEPTPPLPCTLPDAAGKAPRAVKAEGVPPSRRTPPIQPKPPGGATGPGGAAPSTPQTILLQPLPGAAPSLPTAITVPAPAVLLSPAELLLPGLLCLPHSGRAPPRTPPGPPKPEAKTIVPAPAPTPPGPQEVDAKVLKRQQRMIKNRESACQSRRRRKEYVQGLEERLRQALADNDRLRRENGLLRRRLDALLGQSSELRPVPGPRKLACLAALLLFLAFNLGPFSLSQPPPAEPRHQPPPRGRRHLLGVAEGEAPATDLPQTWGPPPGPRQEPAPPGRTPFRNASLGAVTLRELDGLFRASDCRHFNRTESLRLADELSGWVRRHQIDRRKPGSPPWTPRSQFQASPPWKAPASSRLVPAAPPHPERAPLGQLQLYRPDRAEPHFLAAIDRREDTFYVVSFRRDHLLLPAISHNKTSRPKMSLVMPAAALNESLSGRGGGLEAMMQVDCEVMDTRVIHVRRRPPPANRSRAPAPPRGPRRPRTLYLGAGG